One segment of Amycolatopsis alba DSM 44262 DNA contains the following:
- a CDS encoding carbohydrate kinase family protein yields the protein MHRFDLLVVGDANPDVIIGPLRTDLEFGQREQLADSGVLTLGGSGAITAAGAARLGLRVAVAGRVGDDAAGRFVRDALEERGVDTGALRTDPVLPTPLTTVLTRDGDRAIITAPGTLAALTAADVPPELLATSRHVHSSSYFLLPGLAPALPALLRTARGHGATTSVDTNDDPAGAWDTGDLLGETDFLLPNAAEVSRLADVTDAREAAALLGARGPAVVVKDGAGGAFAHRDGEIFTAQGIPAEAVDTVGAGDSFNAGFLAGVLAGLPLGTALRCGVVCGGSSVRAAGGTAGQATWDDVLVHLERIGSDRS from the coding sequence ATGCACCGTTTCGACCTGCTCGTGGTCGGTGACGCCAACCCGGACGTCATCATCGGTCCACTGAGGACGGATCTGGAGTTCGGCCAGCGGGAACAGCTCGCCGATTCGGGTGTGCTCACCCTCGGCGGCTCCGGTGCGATCACCGCCGCGGGTGCGGCCCGGCTGGGGCTCAGGGTCGCCGTCGCCGGACGGGTCGGAGACGACGCCGCCGGCCGGTTCGTCCGGGACGCCCTCGAAGAACGCGGCGTCGACACCGGCGCGCTGCGGACGGATCCGGTCCTGCCGACCCCGTTGACCACCGTGCTGACCCGCGACGGCGATCGAGCCATCATCACCGCCCCTGGCACACTCGCCGCGTTGACCGCCGCCGACGTCCCACCCGAACTGCTCGCCACGAGCAGACACGTCCATTCGTCGTCGTATTTCCTGCTCCCCGGTCTCGCGCCCGCGTTGCCCGCCCTGCTGCGGACCGCCCGCGGGCACGGCGCGACGACGTCGGTCGACACCAACGACGATCCGGCCGGTGCCTGGGACACGGGGGATCTGCTGGGGGAGACGGATTTCCTGCTGCCCAACGCCGCCGAGGTGAGCCGCCTGGCCGACGTGACCGACGCACGGGAGGCCGCCGCGCTGCTGGGCGCCCGCGGCCCGGCCGTCGTGGTCAAGGACGGTGCCGGGGGTGCCTTCGCCCATCGCGACGGCGAAATCTTCACCGCACAAGGGATCCCGGCCGAAGCCGTCGACACCGTCGGCGCCGGGGACAGTTTCAACGCCGGATTCCTCGCCGGCGTCCTGGCCGGGTTGCCGCTGGGGACGGCGTTGCGCTGCGGCGTCGTCTGCGGTGGTTCCTCCGTCCGCGCCGCCGGCGGCACGGCTGGCCAGGCCACGTGGGACGACGTCCTCGTCCACCTCGAACGCATCGGATCGGACCGCTCATGA
- a CDS encoding carbohydrate ABC transporter permease — translation MTARLSVPAPRVLPALRRPRLSFSPWHLLLVPLALVFAAPLVWLLLGSVMSNAEINRFPPALWPSEMDFAGYRYVLENALFLRWFTNSLIVSAVTVVSNLVFGALGGYAFARMRFTGSRVLLALMVATMAIPFQLTMIPTFLVMKRLGLIDSLGALIVPSLVTPFAVFLLRQFFLSLPRELEEAAWIDGCSRLRVLFTIVLPLSRPALSTVAVLTFLGTWNDLTWPLIALNHDTAYTLQLGLTTFQGQHHTNWSAVMAGNVITVLPVLLAFLGAQKTFIQSITSSGLKG, via the coding sequence ATGACCGCCCGGCTCAGTGTGCCCGCGCCGCGGGTCCTGCCCGCCCTGCGGCGGCCCCGGCTCTCGTTCAGCCCCTGGCATCTGCTGCTGGTGCCGCTGGCGCTGGTGTTCGCCGCGCCACTGGTGTGGCTGCTGCTCGGTTCGGTGATGAGCAACGCCGAGATCAACCGGTTCCCGCCTGCCCTGTGGCCGTCCGAAATGGACTTCGCGGGCTATCGTTACGTGCTGGAGAACGCGCTCTTCCTGCGCTGGTTCACGAATTCGCTGATCGTTTCGGCGGTGACCGTGGTGTCGAACCTGGTGTTCGGCGCGCTCGGCGGCTACGCGTTCGCGCGGATGCGGTTCACCGGATCGCGGGTGCTGCTCGCGCTGATGGTGGCCACGATGGCGATCCCGTTCCAGCTCACCATGATCCCGACGTTCCTGGTGATGAAACGGCTGGGCCTGATCGACAGCCTCGGCGCGCTGATCGTGCCGTCACTGGTGACGCCGTTCGCAGTGTTCCTCCTGCGGCAGTTCTTCCTTTCCCTGCCGAGGGAACTGGAAGAAGCGGCGTGGATCGACGGCTGCTCGCGGCTGCGCGTGCTGTTCACGATCGTGCTGCCGCTTTCCCGGCCCGCGCTGAGCACGGTGGCCGTGCTGACCTTCCTCGGCACCTGGAACGACCTGACCTGGCCGCTGATCGCGCTCAACCACGACACGGCCTACACCCTGCAACTCGGGCTCACGACGTTCCAAGGTCAACACCACACCAACTGGTCCGCGGTCATGGCGGGCAACGTGATCACCGTACTGCCGGTACTGCTGGCCTTCCTCGGCGCGCAGAAGACCTTCATCCAGTCCATCACCTCCAGCGGCCTCAAAGGATAG
- a CDS encoding carbohydrate ABC transporter permease, whose amino-acid sequence MPGLPRAVTVPPRSHSAKSRRRKETTAAWTYLSPAVLIILGLGVVPVAWSLLLSFRADDLVTPSRFVGLDNYSALAQDPRFAQAVGNTVLYTVLYVPLSVLLGFLLAQALNRRIRLIGVYRTLVFVPFVLSAASQGVLFSFILDPQFGAANSLLHHLGVSPQGFLTDPAQALLVLVGITLWSGTGFCVVVYLAALQDVPPSLVEAARLDGAGTLRVLRHVTLPAVTPVTAFLVLWQLITSLQVFDLVYVTTKGGPLGSTTVIVYFVWEQAFKNFTAGYGAASAYVLALGLLAVVVVVRLLRRPRKALR is encoded by the coding sequence ATGCCAGGACTGCCGAGAGCGGTCACCGTTCCACCGCGAAGCCACTCCGCGAAAAGCAGGCGACGCAAGGAAACCACGGCCGCGTGGACCTACCTCTCACCCGCCGTGCTCATCATCCTCGGGCTCGGCGTGGTGCCGGTGGCCTGGTCGCTGCTGCTGTCGTTCCGGGCAGACGACCTGGTCACCCCGAGCAGGTTCGTCGGCCTGGACAACTACTCGGCACTCGCCCAGGACCCGCGGTTCGCCCAGGCGGTGGGGAACACCGTGCTGTACACGGTTCTCTACGTCCCTCTGAGCGTCCTTTTGGGATTCCTGCTGGCGCAGGCGCTGAACCGCCGCATCCGGCTGATCGGGGTGTACCGGACGCTCGTGTTCGTCCCGTTCGTGCTTTCGGCAGCGTCGCAGGGAGTGCTGTTCTCCTTCATCCTCGACCCGCAGTTCGGCGCGGCCAATTCGCTGCTGCACCACCTCGGTGTTTCCCCGCAAGGATTCCTGACCGATCCGGCGCAGGCGCTGCTGGTGCTGGTCGGGATCACGCTGTGGAGCGGAACCGGGTTCTGCGTGGTGGTCTACCTGGCCGCGCTGCAGGACGTGCCGCCGTCGCTGGTCGAGGCCGCCCGGCTGGACGGCGCGGGCACCTTGCGCGTGCTGCGGCACGTGACGTTGCCCGCGGTGACCCCGGTGACGGCGTTTCTGGTGCTGTGGCAGCTGATCACCTCCCTGCAGGTATTCGATCTGGTGTACGTCACGACCAAGGGCGGCCCGCTCGGCTCGACCACGGTGATCGTCTATTTCGTGTGGGAACAGGCGTTCAAGAACTTCACGGCCGGGTACGGCGCGGCGTCGGCCTACGTGCTCGCGCTGGGGCTGCTCGCGGTCGTGGTCGTCGTCCGTCTGCTCCGCCGTCCCCGGAAGGCGCTCCGATGA
- a CDS encoding ABC transporter substrate-binding protein — MSAPVNRRGFLRGVGGMALGAAVAGCSPATAGSSGGTVTVEVWHGQTDTGKKVLDALVADFQRSHPGIRIDLGGGVISDAMLQKITAALASGSYPDIAYVFGSDLAAVARSPQVVDVTDLVDAGPGFRAPAREAVTVNGRARAVPALLDSLAVVCNKTLFAKTGTPLPAAGWTWAEFVATARKLTDAGSGTFGTGWPGAGDEDTVWRLWPMVWDLGGDVIGGDGRGIGFGAQGVRALEVVRDLAAAKCVYVDPKPGGEQMYQAFGGGNIGMVVTGPWQLPDITDAGIEYAVVPLPSFSGRPMTISGPDTWTVFDNGEDRVRAARTFLSWLTDPAQDVRWDVGAGGLPLSRRTQDLPAWQEKTTGTPGLQVFADALDRAKVRPVHPAYPQVSAALGTAIVSVLLGQAAPADALRECAKAADAALIIPR; from the coding sequence ATGTCCGCACCGGTGAACCGGCGGGGTTTCCTGCGCGGGGTCGGCGGAATGGCGCTCGGCGCGGCGGTGGCCGGGTGTTCCCCGGCCACCGCCGGAAGCTCCGGGGGCACGGTCACCGTCGAGGTCTGGCACGGCCAGACCGACACGGGCAAGAAGGTGCTCGATGCGCTGGTCGCCGACTTCCAGCGGTCTCATCCGGGGATCCGGATCGACCTCGGTGGCGGGGTGATCTCCGACGCGATGTTGCAGAAGATCACCGCGGCGCTGGCGTCGGGGTCCTATCCGGACATCGCCTACGTGTTCGGCTCGGACCTGGCCGCTGTGGCGCGCAGCCCGCAGGTCGTCGACGTGACCGATCTCGTCGATGCCGGTCCCGGTTTCCGGGCGCCGGCTCGTGAGGCGGTGACCGTCAACGGCCGGGCGCGTGCCGTACCGGCGCTGCTGGACTCGCTGGCCGTGGTGTGCAACAAGACGTTGTTCGCGAAGACCGGGACGCCGTTGCCCGCGGCGGGGTGGACGTGGGCGGAATTCGTCGCAACGGCGCGAAAACTGACCGACGCGGGCAGCGGCACCTTCGGTACCGGCTGGCCAGGCGCGGGTGACGAGGACACGGTGTGGCGGCTGTGGCCGATGGTGTGGGACCTCGGCGGTGACGTCATCGGCGGGGACGGCCGCGGCATCGGCTTCGGCGCGCAAGGTGTGCGCGCACTCGAGGTCGTCCGCGACCTTGCCGCCGCGAAATGTGTCTATGTCGACCCGAAACCCGGTGGCGAGCAGATGTACCAGGCGTTCGGTGGCGGCAACATCGGCATGGTCGTCACCGGGCCATGGCAACTGCCGGACATCACCGACGCCGGGATCGAGTACGCCGTCGTGCCGTTGCCGAGTTTCTCCGGCCGTCCCATGACCATTTCCGGGCCGGACACCTGGACGGTGTTCGACAACGGCGAGGACCGGGTGCGAGCCGCGCGCACGTTCCTGTCGTGGCTGACGGATCCGGCCCAGGACGTCCGCTGGGACGTCGGCGCGGGCGGCCTTCCGTTGAGCCGCCGGACCCAGGATTTGCCCGCGTGGCAGGAGAAAACCACCGGAACGCCGGGGCTTCAGGTGTTCGCCGACGCGCTCGACCGCGCCAAGGTCCGGCCGGTGCACCCGGCCTATCCACAGGTGTCCGCGGCGCTCGGCACCGCCATCGTCTCCGTGCTGCTCGGCCAGGCCGCTCCCGCGGACGCACTGCGCGAATGCGCCAAGGCCGCCGACGCCGCTCTGATCATCCCCCGATAG
- a CDS encoding endo alpha-1,4 polygalactosaminidase yields the protein MMHASRVRFLATAALCAAAVVSTACSASAAPAPAAFSPPPVKAGFDYQIGGAYAPPSGVRVVSRDHTAQPAAGLYNICYINAFQAQPGAEGEWGDLVLRDANGEVVMDEDWDEALLDLRTADKRQRVAAKVNAWTDGCAAKGYQAIEPDNYDSFTRSRGLLSEQDAQAYIRLLSTHAHEKGLATGQKNTSELAGNRKANGLDFAVAEECGEQDICGEFTAAFGGNVIVIEYADAGLANACDRWGGSLSIVRRDRDVVPAGASGYVRKTC from the coding sequence ATGATGCACGCTTCCCGCGTTCGGTTTCTCGCCACTGCGGCCCTGTGCGCCGCAGCCGTCGTCAGTACCGCCTGCTCTGCTTCGGCCGCGCCCGCTCCGGCCGCGTTCTCCCCGCCTCCGGTCAAGGCCGGTTTCGACTATCAGATCGGCGGTGCGTACGCGCCGCCGTCAGGGGTGCGGGTGGTCAGCCGCGACCACACCGCCCAGCCTGCCGCCGGTCTCTACAACATCTGCTACATCAACGCTTTCCAGGCGCAGCCCGGTGCGGAGGGGGAGTGGGGCGACCTGGTGCTGCGCGACGCGAACGGCGAAGTCGTCATGGACGAGGACTGGGACGAGGCGCTGCTCGACCTGCGAACCGCGGACAAGCGCCAGCGGGTGGCGGCGAAGGTGAACGCCTGGACCGACGGCTGCGCGGCCAAGGGATATCAGGCGATCGAGCCGGACAACTACGACAGTTTCACGCGTTCGCGCGGTCTTCTGTCCGAACAGGACGCTCAGGCCTACATTCGCCTGCTGTCCACGCACGCCCATGAGAAGGGGCTCGCGACCGGGCAGAAGAACACCTCGGAGCTGGCCGGGAACCGCAAGGCGAACGGGCTCGACTTCGCGGTCGCCGAGGAATGCGGCGAGCAGGACATCTGTGGCGAGTTCACCGCGGCGTTCGGCGGCAACGTGATCGTCATCGAATACGCCGACGCGGGTCTCGCCAACGCCTGCGATCGCTGGGGCGGTTCGCTCAGCATCGTCCGCCGTGACCGTGACGTCGTGCCCGCGGGCGCGTCCGGTTACGTCCGCAAGACCTGCTGA
- a CDS encoding NUDIX hydrolase: MSFRLAAYAVCVEDGRVLLARHVSPTGDTNWTLPGGKVEPAEDPFDAVVREVAEETGCEAVVERLLGVDSRVIPAAEARLGIEHQNVGIFYQVRITGGALRPEPNGETAESVWTSLSAVAGLCRSSLVDVGLALARTLPATGHVSPVAVGGLIRH; this comes from the coding sequence ATGAGTTTCCGGCTGGCGGCATATGCCGTGTGCGTCGAGGACGGGCGTGTGCTGCTCGCCCGTCATGTCTCGCCGACGGGAGACACGAACTGGACTCTTCCGGGCGGCAAGGTCGAGCCTGCCGAGGATCCGTTCGACGCGGTGGTCCGGGAGGTCGCCGAGGAGACGGGCTGCGAGGCGGTGGTCGAACGCCTGCTGGGCGTGGACTCAAGGGTGATTCCCGCCGCCGAAGCGCGGTTGGGGATCGAGCACCAGAACGTCGGCATCTTTTACCAGGTCCGGATTACCGGTGGCGCCTTGCGGCCCGAGCCGAACGGCGAGACCGCCGAGTCGGTCTGGACGTCGCTATCGGCTGTCGCCGGTCTGTGCCGATCGTCGCTCGTCGACGTCGGTCTCGCGTTGGCGCGGACGCTTCCGGCGACCGGTCACGTGTCTCCCGTCGCGGTCGGCGGCCTAATCCGGCATTGA
- a CDS encoding PrsW family intramembrane metalloprotease, with the protein MTARRFSPPEIAAAARLQASIDIRLGRDSAPPLNNETFVAGVPASHRPVSPNLRAAAARLHRKISRRLNRDPVPSPWIGILRPPIVLTVLATLLLVAMKVNPVVALAAVLPVSSLVGVLRWTDRWRPKTESQFWRFCGRGAGAGFVVLLVMGVTGARQGSGRNLELVLGEPVLAESLKGIVVILTVVRIGDELDRMLDWIVYGGFVAAGFVFVENFSSFGARYGGASTGEVTAFMLRGVLAPSVSLLCTCLIVVGVVLAIRTRRPLIQLGAPLLGFLGAVGLRSIWISTETLPPTAFVTMYFLVVLPVAGLTVLVVYNQHARDLGALVTELPDLVADKIVPPNEVTLLTNRRARRHWRTEARRRSGMRTARAVAQYQEAVTELAILRRSIRSGDTGPRVRARELDLMGEVARTRVEAEWLEGKVSAPAGR; encoded by the coding sequence GTGACCGCGCGGCGATTCTCCCCGCCCGAAATCGCGGCCGCTGCCCGTCTTCAGGCGTCGATCGACATCAGGCTGGGCAGAGATTCCGCGCCACCGCTGAACAACGAGACCTTCGTGGCAGGCGTACCGGCATCCCACCGGCCTGTTTCCCCGAATCTCCGGGCCGCGGCCGCCCGGTTGCACCGGAAGATCAGCCGGCGGCTGAATCGCGATCCCGTGCCCAGCCCGTGGATCGGCATTCTGCGCCCGCCGATCGTCTTGACCGTTCTGGCGACCTTGCTGCTCGTGGCGATGAAGGTGAACCCCGTCGTGGCGCTCGCGGCCGTGCTGCCGGTGAGTTCACTGGTGGGCGTCCTGCGCTGGACCGACCGTTGGCGTCCCAAGACCGAGAGCCAGTTCTGGCGTTTCTGCGGACGGGGGGCCGGGGCGGGCTTCGTCGTCTTGCTCGTCATGGGGGTTACGGGCGCGCGGCAAGGCAGCGGGAGGAACCTCGAACTCGTGCTGGGTGAACCGGTACTGGCGGAGTCGCTCAAGGGCATCGTCGTCATTCTGACTGTCGTCCGGATCGGTGACGAACTGGACCGGATGCTCGACTGGATCGTGTACGGCGGTTTCGTGGCCGCGGGTTTCGTGTTCGTCGAGAACTTCTCTTCTTTCGGCGCTCGCTACGGTGGCGCGTCGACCGGCGAGGTCACCGCGTTCATGTTGCGCGGTGTTCTGGCCCCTTCCGTGAGCCTGCTGTGCACCTGCTTGATCGTCGTCGGCGTGGTTCTGGCAATCCGGACGCGTCGCCCGCTGATACAGCTGGGCGCTCCACTGCTGGGTTTCCTCGGGGCGGTCGGCCTGCGCAGCATCTGGATCAGCACCGAGACGTTGCCCCCGACCGCGTTCGTCACCATGTACTTCCTGGTCGTCCTGCCGGTCGCCGGGCTGACCGTGCTGGTCGTGTACAACCAGCACGCTCGTGACCTGGGCGCGCTCGTGACCGAACTGCCGGATCTGGTCGCCGACAAGATCGTCCCCCCGAACGAGGTCACCCTGCTCACCAACCGGCGGGCCCGGCGCCACTGGCGCACTGAGGCACGCAGACGGTCGGGGATGCGAACGGCGCGCGCGGTGGCGCAGTACCAGGAAGCGGTGACCGAGCTGGCGATCCTCCGCCGTTCCATCCGGTCCGGTGACACCGGGCCCCGCGTCCGCGCCAGGGAACTCGACCTGATGGGCGAGGTCGCCAGAACCAGGGTCGAAGCGGAATGGCTGGAGGGCAAGGTCTCCGCACCGGCAGGGCGGTGA